In [Phormidium] sp. ETS-05, the genomic window TGCGACGAACCAAGGCAGTGGCAACCGGGAGAAATTGATTTTTTAAAACATTTGGCGTCTCAGGTGGCGATCGCGATTCAGCAATCAGAACTCTACCAGCAGCTCGCCGCCGCCAATCAAAGACTGCGAGCCCTGACTATTTTAGATGGTTTGACGGGCATCGCCAACCGCCGCAGGTTCGATGAAGTCCTGCAAACCGAGTGGCAGCGGCTAGGGAGAGAAAAAATACCCATATCCTTGATTTTATGCGATATCGATTATTTCAAACTCTACAATGACACCTATGGCCACTTGGCGGGAGACACTTGTTTACAACAGGTGGCGCAAGCGATCGCCTCCTGTGCCCGTCGCCCCGCCGACTTAGTGGCCCGCTACGGCGGGGAAGAATTCGCCGCCATCCTCCCAGATACTGACGCCCGAGGTGCGGATATCGTGGCTGAGCGAATCCGCCAGCAAGTAGCAGCCTTAAAACTGATCCACGACAAATCTCTCGTCAGCCCTTACGTTACCCTAAGTATGGGTATCGCCACCACCATCCCGCCAACGCCCCTGCCATGTCCTACCACCTTGATTAATGCAGCCGATACGGCACTTTACCAAGCCAAGGATACTGGACGCGATCGAGTTTGCATCTGCCCATACAATCCCCATATCTCGGCTCGTTCCATACCCGAAATTTTTTCCTAATGTTAGATTAACATCGGAGTAGCCACAGTGTCAATATTTTATCAAAAAATTTCCTTAAGTTTGGCCATCCTTACTATTTTCATTTCTGCCTCAACCACCACAGCCAAATCCGAGCCCAATAGATTTTCTAGTCCCTTGTTCCTAGCCCAAAGCCAAAAGAATCCCTACCCAATGACCCAAGGACAAATCATCAATGGTGCAGAACTACTAGCCAGAGGGAGGGAGGCATTTCAAAAAGGCAATGCTAATACAGCCTTAGAATTATGGCTCCAGGCAGAAGCAGCATATAAACAAGAAGGCTTTCAGTTGGGAGTGTGGGGGGCAAAACTCAACCAGGCAGAAGCCTTGCAAACACTGGGTTTATATCGGCGGGCGATTTCAGTTTTAAATCAATTGGTCGAACCACGCCACATTACCAATATCGATAGTAGTAGAGAAGCAGCCAATCTAGAAATATCGGCATTTTTAGCATTAGGTAAAGCCCTGCAGCAGGTGGGAGACCTAAACCGGGCGCAGGAGGTGCTACAGCAGAGTTTAGAATTAGCGAATAACTTGGGAGTAGCAGCCAATCCCTCATCCCCTACCCCTCTCCCAGGAGGCGAGAGGGGAGCTTTAGCCCTCACCCCTACCCCTCTCCCAGGAGGGGAGAGGGGAGTTAATACCAATATCAGCGAAATTAATCTCGTTTTGGGTAATTTAGCGCGAGTCCAAGGCGATAGGGCTGCAGGGCAGAAATATTACCAGCAAGCCGCCGCCACCGCTGAGGATAATCCTCTGCTGAAAGTCCAAGCTGGGCTGAATGAATTCAGTTTGCTAGTGGCAAATCAGCAGCTAGATGCAGCTTTGGCGATGTTAGCGCCAATTGAGGCTCAGCTCAATCAATTACCCATGAGTCGCGGGCGGGTTTATGGGCGGATTAATTTCGCCGAAAGTTTGGCATTGCTAGAACAGTCAGAAACCGAATTGGGACAAAAGGCAGCTCTGCAGTTGGCGGCGGCGGTGACGGAAGCGCAAAGCATCGGGGATGTGCCAGGAGAGGCTCACGCCTTAGTAAATTTGGGTAAATTGTATGAGCAAAAAGGGCAATTCTTACCGGGGCAAAAATTAACTGAGCAAGGTTTGAAAAACGCCCAGAGCATTGGGGCATCGGATATTGTTTATCAGGCTTCTTGGCAGTTGGGACGACTCCTGAAAGCTCAAGGAAATCTATCGGGGGCAATTTCTGCTTATACTGAGGCTACCACTACGATTCAATCTCTGCGCAGTGATTTGGTGGCGATTAGTTCTGATGTGCAGTTTTCTTTTCGCGATACGGTAGAACCGGTGTATCGCCAGCTTGTTTCTTTACTGTTGCAACCTCCTGGTGATGGGAAGGGGGTAAGCCAGGAAAATTTGCAAGCGGCGCGACGGGCGATCGAATCCCTGCAACTGGCGGAACTGGATAACTTTTTCCGCGATGCTTGTTTAAATGCTCAAGCGGTGCAAGTGGACCAAATCGACCCCCACGCGGCGGTTATTTATCCGATTATCCTGCCCGATCGTTTAGAGGTCATCATCTCTTTACCGGGACAACCTTTGCAAAATTACGCTACTACTATCCCATCTCACCAAGTAGAGCAAACTTTATTACAGCTACAGCAGTCTCTCACTCCCCTGGCTTCTAACCAAAAGCGCTTGCAGCTTTCCCAGCAAATTTACGACTGGTTAATCCGCCCCGCGCTCCCGCAACTAGAAGCAAGCAAAATCGAAACTTTGGTTTTCGTTCCCGATGGTTTTTTCCGCAATGTTCCTTTATCGGTGATTCACGATGGGAGTCAATATTTGCTGGAAAAATACAGCATTGCTCTAACTCCGGGTTTGCAACTACTCGACCCCCAACCCATTGCCACGAAAACTCTGCGGGCTCTCACTGGGGGACTCAGCCAAGCGCGGAATGGTTTTGTAGCTTTACCGGCGGTGGAATTTGAAATTACCGAAATCCAGTCAGAAATTCCTACCTCAACCATTCTCAATCAAGATTTTACCAAAGCAGGGCTGAAAGCTTCTTTGGAAAAAACGCCTTTCCCGGTGGTTCATTTGGCCACTCACGGGCAATTCAGCTCTAAAGCGGAAGATACGTTTATTTTGACTTGGGATGGGCGAATTAATGTGACGGAGTTGGATGAGTTGTTGCGGGGTAGTGAACGCGATCAGGCTCCGATCGAGCTGCTCGTGTTTAGCGCCTGTCAAACCGCCGCTGGGGACGATCGCGCCGCGTTAGGATTAGCCGGGGTAGCCGTTCGTTCTGGAGCCCGCAGCACCTTAGCCACTCTGTGGTCAGTGCAAGACCAAGCCACCGCCATATTGATGGTGGAGTTTTACCGCCAATTAGCTCTTGGTGTCACCAAGGCGGAGGCTTTGCGACAAGCCCAGTTGTCTTTATTACAGGGTCAGCGGCGATTTAATCATCCTTTCTTTTGGGCGCCATTTGTGTTAGTCGGCAATTGGCTTTAATGGTTATTTGTCATTTGTCCTTGGTCATTTGTCCTTGGTTCGCCAGAAACCGGGTTTCTGACACTATATGGCTTGTACTGAAACCGAGACTCTCCGAAAGAAACCCGGTTTCTCCTCCAAGGGACAAATGACAAGTGACAAGTGACAAGGGACAAATGACAAATTACCTTGGGACAAATGACAAATTGCCTTGGGACAACTGACAAAGGACAAAGGACAAATGACAAATGACAAATAACCTTATCTCTGCAATCGCCAAATATGACCTCTGGGGTGCAGGGGAATCGGTTGGTAGGTTTGATTTTGCTCGATGCTGGTGTAGAGTTCGCCGGAGGGGCGGAATAAAAAGGTGTCAGTAAAATTTTCGGTAATTGGCGGGAAATCGGTGCCTTCCACTAACAGTAGTTTGGTGTCGGGTTTTAGTTTGTAGCTCAGAGACATGAGGCGGCTCACTCGCTCACGGCTACTAATAACGAGGGGGGTTTGACTTTGGTTGATAATCGCCGCTACTTCTGGGTCATAATAGCAACTGTATTTATGCCACCAGGTTTCCGCTTGAGAACTGACGGCGCAGGAGATGATACCGCTGGTGAGTATAGCAGCAAAGATAATCTGCCAGAGGGTTTTTTGTCTGGGGCTGGTGGTGTTCCAGATGGTGCAAGATGTGAATAGGTAAGCTACGGCAATTTGGATGCCTAGATAGCTGGGGATGAGATAGCGGGCAATGCCCGATCGCTGTCCCCCAGAAATGAGGTCTGGCAGCATCAATGCCAACCCACTCCCGGCAATTAATGTCACCACAAACACCCAAACTCGTTTAGACGTTTCCTGGCATAAAAAATAAATCGCATAAGCCACTAATATCACCATTAATGGAATCGTATAAAACAGTACATGGCGCATATCTAAAGGTAAATCCAAACCACTTTCTACATCAAATAGCTGTTGTTTATATCCCACTTGCACGTCTAAAAATACGGTATTTAAATTGATAAACCATCGTTTAATCAGGTTCCACTGGGGAATATCCCTGGCTATCCAGCCGCCAATTTTACTAGAATTGATAAAATAAAGCACTATCCAAGGAAACAGCGACACCACTCCCGCCCAAGCGGCAATAACATAGTTTTTAAAAGCCCGACTAAATCGGTAGGTGATGCCCACATACAGTCCGTGGCTGAAAACCACTAAAACTCCCAGCAAGTGGGTATAAAGCATTAAAGCTACAGTTGCGGCATATATGCCCCAAGTTTTGATGTAGAATTTACTTGAGGAAATTTCTTTTGTTTTGATGACCCAACTGCGCACGATCGGCACGTTGTAAAATAAAAGCATCAGCTCAATTTGCAGGCGCAAAGCTCGCAGGAGAGCCGCACTAGAAAGCAAAATGGCGGCAGTTAATAGGCTATATTGTCTTGCTTCTTGGGCGTAAAGGACCTGCAAGGGAGAAACGGCGACTAATGCCATACTTATCCATCCCACCGTCGGGGAGCGAAATAATTCCCAACACAACCAGTACAAGCTGGGAAAGACTAATAAGCTGAGTAACGCGGCTAAACTTCTGGTGACGGCGGGGGTACTACCAAACCACTCCATCCATAACCGAGTGAGGAGATAATAGAGGGGGGTGTGTTCGGCGTTTCCCGCTAAGGCGGTAATAGTATCTCCCCAGCCTCTTTCCGGACTGAGACGTTGAAATGTCTGTAATTCGTCTATGGTTAAGATTTTCCCCGCTGGGGCATTTTCCACAAATTCCAGTTTTTTGTATCCGGCTGCTCTCAGGGTAGTGTGAACTTCATCTATCCAGTAGATTTTTTTGTCGATATTGGCGAAGCGAAAGAAGATACCGAGGGCTAGAACCACAATAATGACAGCGTGAAACCCTTGGAAATGGTAGTTTTGGGTTTTTTTCATAGAATTAATCATCAAAGGTTTGTAGTAGGTCTTCAGCCCTATTGACAATTGTCCCTTGTCCCTTGTCCCTTGTCACTTGTCCCTTGTCACTTGTCCCTTGTCAACAAATGACAAAGGACAAATGACAAATGACAAATGACAAAGGACAAAGGACAAAGGACAATTGTCAATTACCAAAGAGGATACAGGGGGCGGATAGAATAAAAATATCATTTGTCTGGAAAACTGTGCAGCGGGGGAGATATGGGGTGATGGCGGGGAGGGTGTTGGCTTTGAGGCGATCGATCGCCTCTGCAGTCTCTGGGTACTGCATCAACCAGGAGTTTCCCTCTAGATAACCAGGGGCAAATGCTCCCCCATCCACCAGCCACAAGTCTATCCCATATTTCAAAATTACCTCCTTTACCGGGGCGATATCGGGGCTATACTGGGCTTTGATTACATCTAGCAGCCGCTGGCGAAATTGGTTGTAATATCCTGTATGATACGGGATGGCGTATTCCCGACCGACTAATATCGATCGTCCCGCAAAAGACGGCAGGTTATTCGCCTCTTCCGATAGGGAAGCAATCATAATATCTTTTGGCTGTTGTTGCAAAAATTGATAAAGTGCGGGAAACTGACCTATAGTGTAGCCCGTCCAAGGGAAATTTTTCACCGTGGCCGGATAAAAAATTAACCCCATTACCAATAATGCCGGTAGTGGCAACAGCCCGATCCGGTGTTTTTTTTCACTAATAGTTTGCATAAATGCCCAGAGCGCATCAATAATTAGACACAGGGAAATAGCCGCAGCTATGGCTATCACAATCCGCAAACTATGCTGAGTGTAGCGACTGGGCAGATGCAGTTTAAATAATAGCAGATGAGCTGTAAAAAATAGCGCTATGGATGATATAATCACATGGGATAATATGGCAATGTTTCTGTGGATTTTTGGCGCCAGAGGAAACTGCCGGGGAAACTTTAGCAGTAATGGGAGTAATAACCCGAAAGCCATTAAGGGGGGTTCTAACGAGAGACGAATACCGCCGCGACTGCTGAACCAAAACCGCCACGGGTCCTCACCGAAAAAGGCCGATCGTCCTCCCGGCAAAAATTCAGGCATCAGCTTGGCGGCGTCAGCGGCGATCGTTGGACCAAAGTCAGATGCAGACAAAGCATAAGGGATCATCACCAATATCCCCGCCACCAGTCCCACTAGGGGGGACCAGGGGACGGGGGAACCAGGGGACGGGGGGACCAGGGGACGGGGGAACCAGGGGACGGGGGGACTTTCCCCCTCCCCCCGAGTGAGAGGGGACGGGGGTGAGGGCTTTAGCGGGGGGACCAGGAGACGGGGGGACCAGAACAACTGGAGTACAAACACCCCACTACATATCAGCACACCTTGGGGATAAAATAGTCCCAAAAGTATCACCGCTAAGCCTGTAGCCAAGACTTGTTTTTTCAGCAGATGATACAAAACCGCCAAAAGCAGGGGATAAACAAATGCTTTTGGTGTGGCGGAAATCAAACCATCCTGTATCCATAAACATTGCTGTAGCAATATGCTGGCGGCAAAACCAGCAAAGGGTACGGGCAAAATCTCCCCGCATACCCCAAAACAATACGCCGCCGAGACGATCGCCAGGGCTAAAGGTAGCAGTTTATGCAGTAAAATTGGATTTATCAGCGGCGCCAAGATATGATATAGTCCTGCATATCCCTGGGGAGCTACCGATTGAAAATAATCAGCAATTAAGTCTCCAGGGAATAACCCTGGTTCGGTAAACCGCTGCATCCAAAATACATGCTGTCTGGCATCATCTTGGATGACAAATTCAGCACTAAATGCCCGCATCATGGCTAACAAAGCATATATAGCCGCGAAAGTCAAGCTGAGGGCAAACCAAAGGTGACGGGACGATGGGGAACCCAGGTAAGCAACCACTCTCTGAAAAAGAGCGGGGAGATGGGAGAAAACGGGGGGAAATGGGTTGTTCACGAATTGGATGGCAATATGATGCAGGAAATTGGGCCAAGTGATGAAGGTGACTATCCTTTCTCTGTGGTTATCCCCGCTTATAATGAGGAATTGAGCATTGCAGCTACAGTGGAAGACCTGCAGGAAACTCTGGCAGGGGCGGGGTGCCAGTATGAGATTATCATAGTTAATGATGGTTCCACAGATAAAACAGGGGAAATCCTCAAAAATGCCTCAAATATCCGGCTCATCGAACACCGGCGCAATTTGGGATATGGTGCAGCTCTGAAAACAGGCATTCGTCACGCGAAGTATCCCTTAATTGTGATTACTGATGGCGATCGTACTTACCCCAACCACTACATCCCCCACCTAGTCTCCCTCGCCAAAACCGCCGATATGGTAGTAGGGGCTCGCATCGGCGATAATGTCACATATCCCACCATCCGTAAAATTCCCAAATGGTTTCTCGTTCGCTTCGCCGAATGGGTCGCCAAATCTTCTATTCCCGATTTAAACAGCGGACTCCGCGTATTTAGAAAAGCCACAGTAGAGCGATTTCTGAATATCCTCCCCGATAATTTCAGCTTCACCACCACCATCACTCTCGCACTACTCACCAACTATTATACAGTCTATTATCACCCCATAGACTATCACGCCCGCATCGGTAAAAGCAAAATCAAACCCATTCGCGATACCCTCCGCTTCATCCAAATCATCCTGCGGACGGGGGTTTATTTTGCCCCAATGCGGGTTTTTATGCCCGTAGCCGGGTTATTTTTTATTGGTTTTTTAATTACCCTATCTCAGGATATTTTTATCCGCCAAGACTTGACCGAACGCACCCTGATTTTGCTCGTAGCCTCCACCCAACTAGGGATGTTTGCCCTCCTCGCCGATATGATGGATAAAAGAAATGGAATGTAAGATTATTTGTCATTTGTCATTTGTCATTTGTCATTTGTCATTTGTCATTTGTCATTTGTCCTTTGTCCCCCAGAAACCGGGTTTCTGCGGAGAATCTCCGTCCGGGTAAGAGATATCTCGTTGAGAAACCCGGTTTCTTATCCAAGTGACAAAGGACAAGTGACAAGGGACAAGGGACAAGGGACACACCCTAAAGGTAAATTTTGCCATCAGGCATAATTGTCCCCTCCAAGATGGCATCGCGCAAATCGGCGCCCAAAATAGCCGCATCACGCAGACTGGCACCCCGCAAATCTGCACCTTGCAAACAAGCTCCGTCTAAATCAGCGCCCCAGAGATAGGCACCTTGGAGGTTGGCTCCCGTTAGGTCTGCACCATTAAGTTGGGATAAATTCAGGTTAGCTCCCCGCAGGTCAGCATTTCTCAAGTTAACCTCCCTCAAATCGGTTTTCATCAAGTTAGCTTCGATGAATTGAGCCCCCATCATATTGCTCTGGTACAAAACCGCTTGTTTGAGGTTGGCTTCTTCCATTTTCACATTGCGCATTTGGGCGTTGTTGAGGTTGGCGCCAGTGAAGTTGGTAGCTTGCAATTTCGCGCCGCTCATTTTTACATCCGCCAGATTCATGGCGCTGAAGTTGAGACCGCCGAGGTCTAACCCGTTTAAATAAGCACCAGTGAGCTTCACCCCTTCTAACAATGCACCTTTCAACTTAGCGCCGCTTAACCGAGCGCCACTGAGGTTAGTCCAATTGAGGTTAGCGCCTTCTAGATTAGCAGAACGGAGGTTAATTCCATTGAGGTTGGCGCCGCATAAATTGACTCCGGCTAAATTTGCCCGATAAAATGTTACCCAATTGAGGATAGCGCCGCTCATTTTGGCACCGGCTAGGTCGGCGTTGGCTAGGTGAGAGCCTCTCAAATCGGCTTTAGTGAGGTCTGCTTCTCGGAGATGGCTACCTTTCAGCTTAACAAAACTCATATCTGCACTGTATAAAAAGGCGCCATTTAAATTGGCCTCTAACATAAAACAGCGACTCAAGTGGGCTCGCGCTAAAGATGCTTCCTTCAAGTTGGAACCAGATAAATTAGCGTGAGTGAGTTCGACGCCAATCAGGTTAGCGGCGGGGAGATTTGCCCCTCTAAAATCCCGCTCGCCTTGGTTATACAGTCTTAAAATGTCATAGCTATCCATCGTCACTGTACCGCCCTTACTTATGGATTGACACTCATATCCAACCAATCCAGTTTTCTGGTTTGCTTATCGGCGATAATAATTATTATTGCTTGTTTCTACTTTTGCCAATGAGTTACGGATTATCGCTTAGCCTCTGGATGGGCTGAATTTCTGGGATTAACTCTATGTTGTGGCAGGAACTGCCATGATTTATCTAGTATTGCTTAGGCTTGGATAATTTTTACCTCCACTTTTTTATTATACGCACTTTCTGGATTAACGAAGCTAATTTTAACAAAATTAAACAAATAAATAATGGCGCTAAAATCAACAAAACAGATGGAACCAGACCATTGCTCTGGAATGGGGGTGTTGACCCTTGGATGGTAGGAGTGCAAATAGCCGGTGCTAGGAAAATATACTCGATCGAACCCACAAGATTTAATGTGGTTTCGTTCCTCAACCCAACGGACAAGATGCAACCCAACCGATGATTTATCTATTTGTTTGGTTTGGGGTGGTAGGTGTTTTTACACCCCGGCAAAGTTATCTCCGTTAAATGGAAGAGCAGAAAACGTTACCCAATGACCAGGGGGCCTACCATGAGGGAAAAATCAGAGCTAGAACACCGGGCGAGGGCTGGGGTGATTCCCCATGATGACCAGCTTGGGGATGTTCTTGGCGAATTTGGTGGCTAATGTCTCTAAAGAACCCTCTATCATAGAATAACCTTTCCAGGGGCGGCTGATAACACAGATTTTTTTAAAGATTTGTTAAGTGGCGGGAGTGAGATGGGGGGCAAATGGTAGTAGGATTGAAACGGTACGGGGCAAGTGGGTAATTCTACGGCAAACGAACCAATACTATAGGCAGGAGAAAGAAACGCAACCGGGATGAGAACAACGTGGGAACTGGATTTTTACTCCCGACCGATGGTAGATGATGGGGTAAAAAGTCTGGGAAGTGCTGATTTGCGAGAGTCTGACAGGGATATACGGCTCCGAAAAGCCGTTTCGCTTTCAAAAGTTTTGTCCTAATACAGAGGTGAATTCTGTTTGGTTGGGGAATGCGATCGAAGAGGCGACGCAAATCGCTGGGGTCGTACCAACGAAAATCCGGTTTTTCCGGCGGCAGATGAATAATATGATTACCAAAGCCTGCCAGGATAAAGGTATTGACGCGGTGCCATCGCGGCGTACTGGGCAGATCCAAAGGTGGCTGCAGGAGCGGATGGAACTGGTTTATCCTAACCAACCGGGTTTTAAAGCTGAGGGGGTAATGACATCGGTGCGCTTTGAGACACCACCGCCATCACCCCTACCGGATGCTTTGCGTGGTGATAAGTGGCTTTTTGTCACTTTGGCGGCGGCGGATTTTCAGGATATGGACCAGTGGCAGATTGATTTTGGCGAGGGTTTCCCTATTTTTCCTCCCGCCGCACCACCAAGTTTGGAGGAGGGAAGCAATGATGTATGGAAAGCTCCTAATCTAACCCCAGAGACCAGAATTCCGGGGGCGATCGTCTTTTCCTCGCCCTGGCCTTGGCGGGGTGGATGTCCGGGTTAGACTTGGCGTTTTTGCGGGTGGAGTTTGGCAGCGATGTTTCTGGGGTAGGGAAATTAATCCTAGAAACGGGAGCCAGCCAGAGCTGGATTTTGGCTTCCTTCAGGGATGAGAAAACGCGCCAGGAAGCTAAGAGCTTTGCCGAGGCTAAGGAAAAAGCGCAGCAAATACATTTTTTGGCCGTGCAGTCGGATCCAAATGCAGAATCTTTTGCGGGATTTTGGCTGCTGCAAGAATTGAATCTGCCATAATTCAAGTTACTTGTTATTTGTCCTTTGTCTTTGGTCTTTTGTCACTTGTCCTTTGTTACTTGGTCCACGGCGTCATAAATACAGCAGTAGCCACAGAGATTAGGACATCGAGTGCGTCTGGCTCCGAAGCGAAGTAAGATTTTGTCCTCACTGCCTTGTGCTACCCAGACAAAAATTATCGCTTGTAGGGGCACGGCGTCATTAATATTGGACTGTTGACCGAAATCCTGATAATGCCGTGCCCTTCATGTCATTGGGGGCACGGCATTATCAGTATAGTCAATTCAATTAAGAATGAGATACTCTCTTGAT contains:
- a CDS encoding CHAT domain-containing protein — protein: MSIFYQKISLSLAILTIFISASTTTAKSEPNRFSSPLFLAQSQKNPYPMTQGQIINGAELLARGREAFQKGNANTALELWLQAEAAYKQEGFQLGVWGAKLNQAEALQTLGLYRRAISVLNQLVEPRHITNIDSSREAANLEISAFLALGKALQQVGDLNRAQEVLQQSLELANNLGVAANPSSPTPLPGGERGALALTPTPLPGGERGVNTNISEINLVLGNLARVQGDRAAGQKYYQQAAATAEDNPLLKVQAGLNEFSLLVANQQLDAALAMLAPIEAQLNQLPMSRGRVYGRINFAESLALLEQSETELGQKAALQLAAAVTEAQSIGDVPGEAHALVNLGKLYEQKGQFLPGQKLTEQGLKNAQSIGASDIVYQASWQLGRLLKAQGNLSGAISAYTEATTTIQSLRSDLVAISSDVQFSFRDTVEPVYRQLVSLLLQPPGDGKGVSQENLQAARRAIESLQLAELDNFFRDACLNAQAVQVDQIDPHAAVIYPIILPDRLEVIISLPGQPLQNYATTIPSHQVEQTLLQLQQSLTPLASNQKRLQLSQQIYDWLIRPALPQLEASKIETLVFVPDGFFRNVPLSVIHDGSQYLLEKYSIALTPGLQLLDPQPIATKTLRALTGGLSQARNGFVALPAVEFEITEIQSEIPTSTILNQDFTKAGLKASLEKTPFPVVHLATHGQFSSKAEDTFILTWDGRINVTELDELLRGSERDQAPIELLVFSACQTAAGDDRAALGLAGVAVRSGARSTLATLWSVQDQATAILMVEFYRQLALGVTKAEALRQAQLSLLQGQRRFNHPFFWAPFVLVGNWL
- a CDS encoding glycosyltransferase family 39 protein, which codes for MSIGLKTYYKPLMINSMKKTQNYHFQGFHAVIIVVLALGIFFRFANIDKKIYWIDEVHTTLRAAGYKKLEFVENAPAGKILTIDELQTFQRLSPERGWGDTITALAGNAEHTPLYYLLTRLWMEWFGSTPAVTRSLAALLSLLVFPSLYWLCWELFRSPTVGWISMALVAVSPLQVLYAQEARQYSLLTAAILLSSAALLRALRLQIELMLLFYNVPIVRSWVIKTKEISSSKFYIKTWGIYAATVALMLYTHLLGVLVVFSHGLYVGITYRFSRAFKNYVIAAWAGVVSLFPWIVLYFINSSKIGGWIARDIPQWNLIKRWFINLNTVFLDVQVGYKQQLFDVESGLDLPLDMRHVLFYTIPLMVILVAYAIYFLCQETSKRVWVFVVTLIAGSGLALMLPDLISGGQRSGIARYLIPSYLGIQIAVAYLFTSCTIWNTTSPRQKTLWQIIFAAILTSGIISCAVSSQAETWWHKYSCYYDPEVAAIINQSQTPLVISSRERVSRLMSLSYKLKPDTKLLLVEGTDFPPITENFTDTFLFRPSGELYTSIEQNQTYQPIPLHPRGHIWRLQR
- a CDS encoding glycosyltransferase family 2 protein yields the protein MGENGGKWVVHELDGNMMQEIGPSDEGDYPFSVVIPAYNEELSIAATVEDLQETLAGAGCQYEIIIVNDGSTDKTGEILKNASNIRLIEHRRNLGYGAALKTGIRHAKYPLIVITDGDRTYPNHYIPHLVSLAKTADMVVGARIGDNVTYPTIRKIPKWFLVRFAEWVAKSSIPDLNSGLRVFRKATVERFLNILPDNFSFTTTITLALLTNYYTVYYHPIDYHARIGKSKIKPIRDTLRFIQIILRTGVYFAPMRVFMPVAGLFFIGFLITLSQDIFIRQDLTERTLILLVASTQLGMFALLADMMDKRNGM
- a CDS encoding pentapeptide repeat-containing protein, whose amino-acid sequence is MDSYDILRLYNQGERDFRGANLPAANLIGVELTHANLSGSNLKEASLARAHLSRCFMLEANLNGAFLYSADMSFVKLKGSHLREADLTKADLRGSHLANADLAGAKMSGAILNWVTFYRANLAGVNLCGANLNGINLRSANLEGANLNWTNLSGARLSGAKLKGALLEGVKLTGAYLNGLDLGGLNFSAMNLADVKMSGAKLQATNFTGANLNNAQMRNVKMEEANLKQAVLYQSNMMGAQFIEANLMKTDLREVNLRNADLRGANLNLSQLNGADLTGANLQGAYLWGADLDGACLQGADLRGASLRDAAILGADLRDAILEGTIMPDGKIYL